Proteins encoded by one window of Channa argus isolate prfri chromosome 13, Channa argus male v1.0, whole genome shotgun sequence:
- the galnt6 gene encoding polypeptide N-acetylgalactosaminyltransferase 6 isoform X1, giving the protein MRIFLRRRLSPLKLVLLGGTLFVVALVVLQKDVGSSPAVDPWFQELVDKRDKMIVMVREAVNNIGFQIRAPQPPSAHEQPTQDVNCPAGFYTQAELKPHLERPPQDPSSPGADGKAFQEQQISPEEAKEKEEGMTRHCFNQFASDRISLSRSLGEDTRPPECVERKFRRCPPLPTTSVIIVFHNEAWSTLLRTVYSVLHTSPAILLKEIILVDDASTAEHLKTQLEEYVSELKIVRIVRQLERKGLITARLLGAGIAQGEILTFLDAHCECFHGWLEPLLVRIVEEPTAVVSPEITTIDLNTFQFSKPVATNHAFHRGNFDWSLGFGWEAIPEDAKKLRKDETYPVKTPTFAGGLFAVSKKYFEHIGTYDDQMEIWGGENVEMSFRVWQCGGQLEIIPCSVVGHVFRTKSPHTFPKGTEVITRNQVRLAEVWMDDYKKIYYRRNQKAAVMASENKYGDISDRLKLKERLQCKNFTWYLNTVYPEVFIPDLTPEKYGAIKNSGSQTCLDVGENNDGGKPVIMYQCHNMGGNQYFEYTSHKELRHNIGKQLCLHANPLPESVKIELCHLKGKGSSLAPQQEWVFTEENLLKNPSSGKCLQLKEGHIQMDRCNSADPFQHWSFS; this is encoded by the exons ATGCGTATTTTCCTACGCCGGCGTTTATCCCCTCTGAAGCTGGTTCTCCTAGGGGGGACTCTCTTCGTGGTGGCCCTTGTGGTCCTCCAGAAGGATGTTGGCTCTTCACCTGCTGTGGACCCATGGTTTCAGGAGCTGGTTGACAAAAGGGACAAAATGATAGTCATGGTCCGAGAGGCTGTCAACAATATTGGTTTCCAGATTCGAGCCCCACAGCCTCCCTCAGCACATGAGCAGCCCACCCAAGATGTCAACTGCCCCGCTGGATTCTACACACAGGCTGAACTCAAACCTCACCTGGAAAGACCACCGCAGGACCCTTCAAGCCCTGGGGCTGATGGGAAGGCATTTCAAGAACAACAAATCAGTCCAGAGGAGGcaaaggagaaggaggaaggcATGACACGGCACTGTTTCAACCAGTTTGCCAGTGACCGTATCTCGCTCAGTCGTAGTCTGGGGGAGGACACGAGGCCTCCAGA GTGTGTGGAGAGGAAGTTTCGTCGCTGTCCCCCTCTGCCAACCACCAGTGTTATCATAGTTTTCCATAATGAGGCTTGGTCCACCCTCCTCAGGACAGTCTACAGTGTCCTGCACACGTCTCCAGCTATCCTGCTCAAAGAGATCATCCTGGTCGATGATGCCAGCACTGCag agCACCTGAAGACTCAACTGGAGGAATATGTGAGTGAACTGAAGATTGTCCGCATAGTGCGACAGCTAGAGAGGAAAGGCCTCATCACGGCAAGGCTGCTGGGTGCCGGTATCGCTCAGGGGGAGATTCTGACCTTTCTCGATGCACATT GTGAATGTTTCCATGGTTGGCTTGAGCCACTGCTGGTTCGTATTGTCGAAGAACCCACTGCTGTGGTTAGTCCTGAGATCACCACCATTGACCTTAACACCTTTCAGTTCAGCAAGCCTGTGGCCACCAATCATGCTTTCCACCGTGGTAACTTTGACTGGAGCCTGGGTTTTGGCTGGGAGGCGATCCCAGAGGATGCAAAGAAGCTGCGCAAGGATGAAACATACCCTGTGAA GACCCCTACTTTTGCTGGAGGACTTTTCGCAGTCTCAAAGAAGTACTTTGAACACATCGGAACGTATGATGACCAGATGGAGATTTGGGGCGGTGAGAATGTGGAGATGTCGTTCAGG GTATGGCAGTGTGGGGGTCAGCTGGAAATCATCCCTTGTTCAGTGGTGGGCCATGTCTTCCGCACCAAAAGCCCCCACACCTTTCCTAAGGGCACTGAGGTCATCACTCGTAACCAGGTGCGCCTGGCTGAGGTGTGGATGGATGACTACAAGAAGATCTACTATCGCCGCAACCAAAAAGCTGCAGTCATGGCCAGTGAG AACAAGTATGGGGACATCTCAGATCGTCTGAAACTGAAAGAGAGGCTACAGTGCAAGAACTTCACTTGGTACCTAAACACAGTCTACCCAGAGGTCTTTATTCCAGATTTAACACCAGAAAAATATGGAGCA ATAAAAAATTCAGGATCTCAAACCTGTCTGGATGTTGGAGAGAACAACGATGGAGGTAAACCCGTGATCATGTACCAGTGTCACAACATGGGAGGCAACCAG TACTTTGAATACACAAGTCATAAGGAGCTGCGACATAACATTGGAAAGCAGCTGTGTCTTCATGCCAATCCCCTGCCAGAATCTGTCAAGATTGAGCTATGCCATCTGAAGGGGAAGGGCAGCAGTTTGGCACCACAGCAGGAGTGGGTCTTTACAGAG GAAAATCTTCTAAAGAATCCCAGCAGTGGCAAATGTTTACAGCTGAAAGAAGGGCACATTCAGATGGACCGATGCAACTCTGCTGACCCTTTCCAACACTGGAGCTTCAGCTGA
- the galnt6 gene encoding polypeptide N-acetylgalactosaminyltransferase 6 isoform X2, which produces MRIFLRRRLSPLKLVLLGGTLFVVALVVLQKDVGSSPAVDPWFQELVDKRDKMIVMVREAVNNIGFQIRAPQPPSAHEQPTQDVNCPAGFYTQAELKPHLERPPQDPSSPGADGKAFQEQQISPEEAKEKEEGMTRHCFNQFASDRISLSRSLGEDTRPPECVERKFRRCPPLPTTSVIIVFHNEAWSTLLRTVYSVLHTSPAILLKEIILVDDASTAEHLKTQLEEYVSELKIVRIVRQLERKGLITARLLGAGIAQGEILTFLDAHCECFHGWLEPLLVRIVEEPTAVVSPEITTIDLNTFQFSKPVATNHAFHRGNFDWSLGFGWEAIPEDAKKLRKDETYPVKTPTFAGGLFAVSKKYFEHIGTYDDQMEIWGGENVEMSFRVWQCGGQLEIIPCSVVGHVFRTKSPHTFPKGTEVITRNQVRLAEVWMDDYKKIYYRRNQKAAVMASENKYGDISDRLKLKERLQCKNFTWYLNTVYPEVFIPDLTPEKYGAIKNSGSQTCLDVGENNDGGKPVIMYQCHNMGGNQYFEYTSHKELRHNIGKQLCLHANPLPESVKIELCHLKGKGSSLAPQQEWVFTEVNLLLAHLAQHKHWKQGGKSEGSAF; this is translated from the exons ATGCGTATTTTCCTACGCCGGCGTTTATCCCCTCTGAAGCTGGTTCTCCTAGGGGGGACTCTCTTCGTGGTGGCCCTTGTGGTCCTCCAGAAGGATGTTGGCTCTTCACCTGCTGTGGACCCATGGTTTCAGGAGCTGGTTGACAAAAGGGACAAAATGATAGTCATGGTCCGAGAGGCTGTCAACAATATTGGTTTCCAGATTCGAGCCCCACAGCCTCCCTCAGCACATGAGCAGCCCACCCAAGATGTCAACTGCCCCGCTGGATTCTACACACAGGCTGAACTCAAACCTCACCTGGAAAGACCACCGCAGGACCCTTCAAGCCCTGGGGCTGATGGGAAGGCATTTCAAGAACAACAAATCAGTCCAGAGGAGGcaaaggagaaggaggaaggcATGACACGGCACTGTTTCAACCAGTTTGCCAGTGACCGTATCTCGCTCAGTCGTAGTCTGGGGGAGGACACGAGGCCTCCAGA GTGTGTGGAGAGGAAGTTTCGTCGCTGTCCCCCTCTGCCAACCACCAGTGTTATCATAGTTTTCCATAATGAGGCTTGGTCCACCCTCCTCAGGACAGTCTACAGTGTCCTGCACACGTCTCCAGCTATCCTGCTCAAAGAGATCATCCTGGTCGATGATGCCAGCACTGCag agCACCTGAAGACTCAACTGGAGGAATATGTGAGTGAACTGAAGATTGTCCGCATAGTGCGACAGCTAGAGAGGAAAGGCCTCATCACGGCAAGGCTGCTGGGTGCCGGTATCGCTCAGGGGGAGATTCTGACCTTTCTCGATGCACATT GTGAATGTTTCCATGGTTGGCTTGAGCCACTGCTGGTTCGTATTGTCGAAGAACCCACTGCTGTGGTTAGTCCTGAGATCACCACCATTGACCTTAACACCTTTCAGTTCAGCAAGCCTGTGGCCACCAATCATGCTTTCCACCGTGGTAACTTTGACTGGAGCCTGGGTTTTGGCTGGGAGGCGATCCCAGAGGATGCAAAGAAGCTGCGCAAGGATGAAACATACCCTGTGAA GACCCCTACTTTTGCTGGAGGACTTTTCGCAGTCTCAAAGAAGTACTTTGAACACATCGGAACGTATGATGACCAGATGGAGATTTGGGGCGGTGAGAATGTGGAGATGTCGTTCAGG GTATGGCAGTGTGGGGGTCAGCTGGAAATCATCCCTTGTTCAGTGGTGGGCCATGTCTTCCGCACCAAAAGCCCCCACACCTTTCCTAAGGGCACTGAGGTCATCACTCGTAACCAGGTGCGCCTGGCTGAGGTGTGGATGGATGACTACAAGAAGATCTACTATCGCCGCAACCAAAAAGCTGCAGTCATGGCCAGTGAG AACAAGTATGGGGACATCTCAGATCGTCTGAAACTGAAAGAGAGGCTACAGTGCAAGAACTTCACTTGGTACCTAAACACAGTCTACCCAGAGGTCTTTATTCCAGATTTAACACCAGAAAAATATGGAGCA ATAAAAAATTCAGGATCTCAAACCTGTCTGGATGTTGGAGAGAACAACGATGGAGGTAAACCCGTGATCATGTACCAGTGTCACAACATGGGAGGCAACCAG TACTTTGAATACACAAGTCATAAGGAGCTGCGACATAACATTGGAAAGCAGCTGTGTCTTCATGCCAATCCCCTGCCAGAATCTGTCAAGATTGAGCTATGCCATCTGAAGGGGAAGGGCAGCAGTTTGGCACCACAGCAGGAGTGGGTCTTTACAGAG GTTAATTTACTGCTGGCCCACTTAGCTCAGcataaacactggaaacaaGGGGGAAAAAGTGAGGGTTCTGCATTCTGA